The Campylobacter concisus DNA window AGGCGATTTATTGTCCCTTCGTTGCCATCAATTATACTTATATTTGACGGCAAAATTTCTCTTAGGCTATCTTTAAAATAGTTAAAGTGCGTGCAGCCAAGCACTAAAAAACCAAATTTACTTAGATCAAATTTGGCTAACTCTTCTTTTAAATATGATTTCACATTCTCGGTATCAAATTCCCCATTTTCAGCAAAATTTACAAGGCGCGGCAGTGCAAGTAGCTCAGTCTTATCTTTTGCGTGTAAATTTGCGATCAGCTCTTTTAATTTTGCACCATTTACGGTGACTGGAGTGGCTATGACAAGCGTTTTTAAGGCATCATTATGGCTTAAGTCATGAGCCTTTTTTACGGCTGGCTCCATGCCGATTATAGGTACATTTAAATTTGCTCTAAGCTCTTTTATCGCTACGCTTGTTGCGGTGTTACAAGCTACTACAACGGCGTTTGCGCCATTTTCTATGAGAAATTTCACCGCATCAAAGCTAAATTT harbors:
- the murI gene encoding glutamate racemase, which produces MKIGIFDSGLGGLSVLNEALCKLREHEFLYYADVKNVPYGQKSRDEILKFSFDAVKFLIENGANAVVVACNTATSVAIKELRANLNVPIIGMEPAVKKAHDLSHNDALKTLVIATPVTVNGAKLKELIANLHAKDKTELLALPRLVNFAENGEFDTENVKSYLKEELAKFDLSKFGFLVLGCTHFNYFKDSLREILPSNISIIDGNEGTINRLISELGLKISTLDQAPKIRFFYSGNEVFSKFELDKISRNLTHLEKMRAIC